The following are encoded in a window of Haloarcula halophila genomic DNA:
- a CDS encoding DUF7262 family protein codes for MRRGQLPLSVLEVAIGVVVILSVTLGFALGPPAADARGPQLEAYATDVATVLANEQPRHGGSTRLREVVASEAAFDRERGALERRVERILPGNVLFRIETPHGSVGLAQPRQTVTGTAVVPTGAGQVSVEVWYA; via the coding sequence ATGCGTAGGGGACAGCTACCGCTGTCGGTACTCGAAGTGGCTATCGGCGTCGTGGTGATCCTGAGCGTCACGCTCGGCTTCGCGCTTGGACCACCGGCGGCGGACGCCCGCGGCCCACAACTGGAAGCGTACGCTACCGACGTGGCGACGGTACTGGCAAACGAACAGCCACGCCACGGTGGGTCGACACGGCTCCGGGAAGTCGTCGCGAGCGAGGCAGCGTTCGATCGGGAACGCGGAGCGCTCGAACGACGCGTCGAACGGATTCTCCCCGGAAACGTTCTCTTTCGGATCGAGACACCACATGGGAGCGTCGGCCTCGCCCAGCCACGACAGACGGTGACAGGGACGGCTGTCGTCCCGACTGGCGCCGGACAGGTCAGCGTCGAGGTGTGGTACGCGTGA